A stretch of the Nitratireductor thuwali genome encodes the following:
- the rpsU gene encoding 30S ribosomal protein S21, whose product MQVVVRDNNVDQALKVLKKKMQREGVFREMKARRSYEKPSEKRARQHAEAIRRSRKLARKQAQREGLLPKKKRAA is encoded by the coding sequence TTGCAGGTAGTTGTTCGCGACAACAATGTCGACCAGGCTCTCAAGGTGCTGAAGAAAAAGATGCAGCGCGAGGGCGTTTTCCGTGAGATGAAAGCCCGGCGCTCCTACGAGAAGCCGTCAGAAAAACGCGCCCGGCAGCATGCGGAAGCCATCCGCCGCTCGCGCAAGCTGGCGCGCAAGCAGGCGCAGCGCGAAGGCCTTCTGCCGAAGAAGAAGCGCGCCGCCTGA
- a CDS encoding DUF2849 domain-containing protein, whose amino-acid sequence MKLLTANRLIDGEVVWLSADGSWVETIEDAEIAHDKDAETRLSAAGLLALANNEVVDVNLIDVEIVDGEMRPIRLRERIRALGPTTHINLGKQARKRTAAFG is encoded by the coding sequence ATGAAGCTACTGACGGCAAATCGGTTGATCGACGGCGAAGTGGTCTGGCTCTCGGCGGACGGGAGCTGGGTCGAGACGATCGAAGACGCCGAGATTGCCCATGACAAGGATGCCGAAACGCGGCTTTCGGCCGCCGGCCTTCTGGCGCTCGCCAACAACGAGGTGGTCGACGTCAATCTCATAGATGTCGAGATCGTCGATGGCGAGATGCGCCCCATCCGCCTTCGCGAGCGCATACGGGCGCTCGGCCCCACCACTCACATCAATCTTGGCAAGCAGGCGCGCAAGCGGACTGCGGCCTTCGGCTGA
- a CDS encoding phosphoadenylyl-sulfate reductase produces the protein MAVKPKLPDLEQTAIDEAAALEARFGHLEAEAIVEIAIKRFRDEGGIATVSSFGADSAVLLHMLAKADKTLPVLFLDTGQHFGETLEYRDQLAADLGLENLVVVDPDAAMLAAHDPDDLLHKTDTDLCCEIRKVEPMARAVEPYAAWFTGRKRHQAATRAQMPVFEAVGPRIRINPLARWTTRDQADYMRGHGLRENPLVAYGYLSIGCFPCTEPVKPGEDARSGRWAGQAKTECGIHLPGLDNALTSAA, from the coding sequence ATGGCCGTGAAGCCAAAGCTGCCTGATCTGGAACAGACAGCAATAGACGAAGCGGCGGCCCTCGAGGCCCGGTTCGGCCATCTCGAGGCCGAGGCCATCGTCGAGATCGCCATCAAGCGCTTCCGCGACGAGGGCGGCATCGCAACCGTGTCGTCCTTCGGGGCCGATTCGGCGGTGCTGCTCCACATGCTCGCCAAGGCCGACAAGACGCTGCCGGTACTCTTTCTGGATACCGGCCAGCATTTCGGCGAAACGCTCGAATATCGCGACCAGCTCGCCGCCGACCTGGGCCTTGAAAACCTCGTCGTCGTCGATCCGGACGCCGCCATGCTGGCCGCCCATGATCCGGACGACCTCTTGCACAAGACGGATACCGACCTGTGCTGCGAAATCCGCAAGGTCGAGCCGATGGCCCGCGCCGTGGAACCTTATGCCGCATGGTTCACCGGCCGCAAGCGCCACCAGGCCGCCACGCGCGCGCAAATGCCGGTCTTCGAGGCCGTGGGCCCGCGCATCCGGATCAACCCGCTGGCCCGCTGGACCACCAGGGACCAGGCCGACTACATGCGCGGCCACGGACTGCGCGAGAACCCGCTCGTTGCCTATGGCTATTTGTCGATCGGCTGCTTCCCCTGCACAGAGCCGGTGAAGCCCGGCGAGGATGCACGCAGCGGACGCTGGGCCGGACAGGCCAAGACGGAATGCGGCATCCACTTGCCGGGGCTCGACAACGCGCTGACTTCGGCGGCTTGA
- a CDS encoding nitrite/sulfite reductase, which produces MYRYDEFDHDFVKARVAQFRDQVERRLSGELTEDQFKPLRLMNGVYLQLHAYMLRIAIPYGTLSPRQMRMLAHIARTYDKGYGHFTTRQNIQFNWPALSDIPQILEDLASVEMHAIQTSGNCIRNVTADHFAGAAADEVADPRPYAEILRQWSSVHPEFSYLPRKFKIAVTGAERDRAAVQVHDIGLHLKKNEKGELGFSVYVGGGLGRTPMVGKKIRDFLPEEDLLSYTTAILRVYNLHGRRDNKYKARIKILVHETGTEELKAQVEKEFEALRNGELKLPDADIAAIQAYFAPPALATRPEGDALLAEAAARDAGFADWLRRNLHTHRNADYAALTISLKGIGEIPGDASADQMDAVAELAERYGNDEIRVTHEQNLVLPHVARADLKAVFDRLVEIGLATANAGLVTDIIACPGLDFCALANARSIPVAQQISTRFGDQKRQEEIGDLKIKISGCINACGHHHVGHIGILGVEKKGAELYQITLGGSGDERTSIGEIIGRGFGPDEIVDAVETLVETYLGHRQGREETFLDAYRRLGPAPFKEALYGREAKAA; this is translated from the coding sequence ATGTACCGTTACGACGAATTCGACCATGACTTTGTGAAGGCCCGCGTCGCCCAGTTCCGCGACCAGGTGGAGCGGCGGCTGTCGGGCGAGTTGACGGAGGACCAGTTCAAGCCCCTGCGGCTGATGAACGGCGTCTATCTTCAGCTTCACGCCTATATGCTGCGCATCGCCATTCCCTACGGCACGCTGTCGCCGCGCCAGATGCGGATGCTCGCCCATATCGCCCGCACCTACGACAAGGGCTACGGTCATTTCACGACGCGCCAGAACATCCAGTTCAACTGGCCGGCGCTGTCGGATATTCCGCAGATCCTGGAGGATCTGGCGTCGGTCGAGATGCACGCCATCCAGACTTCTGGCAACTGCATCCGCAATGTCACCGCCGACCATTTCGCCGGCGCAGCCGCCGACGAGGTTGCCGACCCGCGCCCCTATGCCGAGATCCTGCGCCAGTGGTCGTCGGTCCATCCCGAATTCTCCTACCTGCCGCGCAAGTTCAAGATCGCCGTCACGGGCGCCGAGCGCGACCGCGCGGCGGTGCAGGTGCACGACATCGGCCTCCACCTGAAGAAGAACGAGAAGGGCGAGCTGGGCTTTTCCGTCTATGTCGGCGGCGGCCTTGGCCGCACGCCCATGGTCGGCAAGAAGATCCGCGACTTCCTGCCCGAAGAGGATCTCCTGTCCTACACGACCGCCATCCTGCGCGTGTATAATCTTCATGGCCGCCGCGACAACAAGTACAAGGCGCGCATCAAGATCCTCGTTCACGAAACCGGCACCGAAGAGCTCAAGGCGCAGGTCGAGAAGGAGTTCGAGGCGCTGCGGAATGGCGAGCTCAAGCTGCCGGATGCCGACATCGCGGCGATCCAGGCCTATTTCGCGCCGCCGGCGCTGGCGACCCGGCCCGAGGGCGATGCCCTGCTCGCCGAGGCGGCCGCGCGTGATGCGGGCTTTGCCGACTGGCTGCGCCGCAACCTTCACACCCACAGGAACGCCGATTACGCCGCTCTCACCATCTCGCTGAAGGGCATCGGCGAAATCCCGGGCGATGCTTCCGCCGATCAGATGGATGCGGTGGCCGAGCTTGCCGAACGCTACGGCAACGACGAAATCCGCGTTACCCATGAACAGAACCTGGTCCTGCCCCATGTGGCGCGCGCCGATCTGAAGGCGGTGTTCGACCGTCTCGTAGAGATCGGCCTGGCCACCGCCAATGCCGGGCTGGTCACCGACATCATCGCCTGCCCGGGGCTCGATTTCTGCGCGCTCGCCAATGCCCGCTCGATCCCCGTCGCCCAGCAGATCTCGACCCGCTTCGGCGATCAGAAGCGGCAGGAGGAAATCGGCGATCTCAAGATCAAGATTTCCGGCTGCATCAATGCCTGCGGACACCACCATGTCGGCCATATCGGCATCCTGGGCGTCGAGAAGAAGGGGGCCGAGCTCTATCAGATCACGCTTGGCGGCTCCGGCGACGAGCGCACGTCGATCGGCGAGATCATCGGCCGCGGCTTCGGCCCGGACGAGATCGTCGACGCCGTCGAAACCCTCGTCGAAACCTATCTCGGCCACCGGCAGGGGCGGGAGGAAACCTTCCTCGACGCCTATCGCCGGCTTGGCCCCGCACCATTCAAGGAGGCGCTCTATGGCCGTGAAGCCAAAGCTGCCTGA
- a CDS encoding DUF934 domain-containing protein yields MNDTTGTIEPRLWSEQGFLDNRWRRAESAEELDSEGNFIVPLEVFAALDEAARSALKPRLGVELQPGDDVEALAPHLDGLPLVALAFPAYTDGRSYSKAQLLRSRYAYEGEVRATGDVLFDQVAHMLRVGFSTLEVKNAPTLARLEAGQRGGIGLHYQPAARAASSGAYSWRRQAAG; encoded by the coding sequence ATGAACGACACGACCGGAACGATAGAGCCTCGCCTGTGGAGCGAGCAGGGTTTCCTCGACAATCGCTGGCGGCGCGCGGAGAGCGCGGAAGAGCTTGATTCCGAGGGAAATTTCATCGTGCCGCTGGAGGTGTTCGCGGCGCTGGACGAGGCGGCCCGCTCGGCGCTCAAGCCGCGTCTGGGCGTCGAGCTGCAGCCCGGAGACGACGTGGAGGCGCTGGCGCCGCACCTCGACGGGCTGCCCCTGGTGGCCTTGGCGTTCCCCGCCTATACGGACGGCCGCTCCTATTCCAAGGCGCAGCTTCTGCGTTCGCGCTACGCCTATGAGGGCGAAGTCCGCGCCACCGGCGACGTGCTGTTCGACCAGGTTGCGCACATGCTGCGCGTTGGTTTCAGCACGCTGGAAGTGAAGAATGCCCCCACGCTCGCACGGCTCGAAGCGGGCCAGCGGGGCGGCATCGGCCTTCATTACCAGCCTGCTGCGCGCGCCGCCTCTTCCGGCGCTTATTCCTGGCGGCGGCAGGCGGCTGGCTGA